Genomic DNA from Pseudomonas helmanticensis:
GAAACGCTGCCGGTTGCCAAGAATAGCGCGGCATTCCAGCAGGCTTATGAACGCTATCAACAGCATGTCGCAACCCTATAAAGAGCAAACAATTATGTATTTGGTGTGTGGCGAAGCCCTGTTTGATTTCTTCAGCGAAGACGATGCCAGCGGTTTGGCTTCGAAAGTGAATTTCAAGGCGATTGCCGGTGGTTCGCCGTTCAACGTCGCCGTGGGTTTGCGCCGTTTGGGCGTCGAATCGGCATTGTTCGGTGGACTGTCGACCGACTACCTCGGCCGGCGTTTGCAGCAAGTGTTGCAGGAAGAAGGCGTGCGCCCGGACTATCTGCAGGACTTCGCCGCGCCGACGACACTGGCGATGGTTGCGGTCGGTGCCAATGGCTCACCGCATTACAGCTTTCGCGGCGAGGGTTGCGCGGATCGCCAGTTGAGCCTGGCGCATTTGCCGACGCTGGATCCTGAGGTTCGTGGCTTGCACGTCGGCTCGTTTTCGCTGGTGGTGCAGCCGGTCGGCGACACCTTGCTCGCCCTGGTGCAACGTGAAAGCGGCAAGCGCCTGATCACCCTCGACCCCAACGTGCGCCTCAACCCCGAGCCGAATATTCAGCTGTGGCGCGAGCGCATCGCGACGCTGGTGCCGCTGGCAGATCTGATCAAGGTCAGCGACGAGGACTTGAGCCTGCTGTACCCCGAGCAGGATCCACAGCGAATCATCGAAGGCTGGCTCGAGCATCGCTGCCAGATCGTTTTCCTCACCCGTGGTGGCGACGGCGCTACTGTGTTCAGCCGCCAACACGGCACATGGTCAATCCCGGCCGCCTCGGTGAAGATCGCCGACACCGTCGGCGCTGGCGATACCTTTCAGGCCGCGCTGATCACCTGGCTGACCGAACACGGTCTGGATTCGGTGGAAGGCGTGCAACAACTCGCTCGCGAGCAAATCCACGGCATGCTCAAGTTCGCCGTACAAGCGGCGGCACTGACCTGCAGCAAGACCGGTCCGGATCTCCCCTATCGTCACCAATTGAGCTAAGCCGTAGACTGTCGGCTTTTTTGCGCACGACAGGATAACGGCTTTTGAAATACCGGCAGACGCTTGGACTACTGACACTGGCAACGCTGTTGACCGGCTGCGGCACTTCGCCGCCGCGCTCGCCGGAAGATATCTGCGAAATCTTCCGGGAAAAGAGCGATTGGTACGACGCCGCACAGGTCACGCAAAAGCGCTGGGGGGTACCGATTCAGGTGCCCTTCGCGATCATG
This window encodes:
- a CDS encoding carbohydrate kinase family protein; this translates as MYLVCGEALFDFFSEDDASGLASKVNFKAIAGGSPFNVAVGLRRLGVESALFGGLSTDYLGRRLQQVLQEEGVRPDYLQDFAAPTTLAMVAVGANGSPHYSFRGEGCADRQLSLAHLPTLDPEVRGLHVGSFSLVVQPVGDTLLALVQRESGKRLITLDPNVRLNPEPNIQLWRERIATLVPLADLIKVSDEDLSLLYPEQDPQRIIEGWLEHRCQIVFLTRGGDGATVFSRQHGTWSIPAASVKIADTVGAGDTFQAALITWLTEHGLDSVEGVQQLAREQIHGMLKFAVQAAALTCSKTGPDLPYRHQLS